The Raphanus sativus cultivar WK10039 unplaced genomic scaffold, ASM80110v3 Scaffold1052, whole genome shotgun sequence genome window below encodes:
- the LOC130503602 gene encoding cold shock domain-containing protein 3-like — MCPKGTRKRSRKAKDGAGVSGAGDASVPNPNVELTVPPMGRTGDTVLTEIQVNQTEVQLDGADGQLNETVRQLEGAGSQLGAAAGQHQDDPDGEAEGACTRCGKMGHFARECPNVGGDRTCHTCGLKGHLKKDCPKQADGQNKNRSGGSRPDQNRGQTSTPRVYELSKDVEETGPFKAITGNF, encoded by the coding sequence atgtgtccTAAGGGAACAAGGAAGCGGTCTCGGAAAGCTAAGGATGGGGCTGGGGTGTCTGGCGCTGGAGATGCATCAGTACCTAACCCAAATGTGGAGTTGACGGTTCCACCCATGGGTCGGACCGGAGACACTGTCCTGACTGAAATCCAAGTTAaccagactgaggttcagctggatGGTGCGGATGGGCAGCTGAATGAGACCGTGAGGCAGCTCGAGGGAGCTGGAAGTCAGCTAGGTGCAGCTGCTGGGCAGCACCAGGATGATCCGGATGGAGAGGCTGAGGGCGCTTGCACTCGTTGTGGtaagatgggacactttgctcGAGAGTGCCCAAATGTGGGAGGTGACCGGACTTGCCATACTTGTGGCCTTAAGGGTCATCTCAAGAAGGACTGTCCAAAGCAAGCTGATGGACAGAACAAGAACAGGAGTGGGGGTAGCAGGCCGGACCAGAACCGGGGTCAGACCTCAACTCCAAGGGTGTATGAGCTGTCCAAGGATGTGGAAGAGACAGGGCCATTCAAAGCAATCACTGGTAACTTCTAA